The genomic window ACTTGGTGGGGGAAGAGGCACAAGGCTTTTTCCATTGACGTATACAAGATCAAAGCCGGCTGTTCCTATTGCGGGAAAATACAGATTGGTAGATATTCCTATTTCAAATTGTTTAAATTCAGGATTGAATAAAATATTGGTTCTCACTCAGTTTAATTCGGCTTCTCTTAATTCACATATCAAGAACTCATATCATTTTGATATTTTTAGTCAGGGATTTGTTGATATTCTGGCGGCAGAACAAAACGTAGAGAATGATAATTGGTATCAGGGAACAGCAGATGCAGTGCGCCAGTCGATGAAGCACCTGGAAAAATATGATTATGAATATATTTTAATTCTTTCCGGAGATCAGCTATATCAGATGGATTTTAGAGAGATGCTGGATTTTCATATTGAAAAAGGAGGCGATGTGACTATCGCAACCATTCCTGTCAATGCGAAAGATGCAACGGGTTTTGGAATTTTAAGTTCTGATGATGAAGGAAATATTACTTCTTTTGTGGAAAAGCCTGCTTATGATGCTTTAGAAGATTTAAAATCTGAAGTTTCGGAAGAAAACAAACATAAAGGAAAAGAATATCTGGCTTCGATGGGGATTTATATCTTTACAAAAAGCATTCTTAAAAAAATGTTCGATGATGGGGCAGGAGACGATTTTGGAAAAGATATTATTCCAAGCTCAATTGGGAAGTACAAAACATTAAGTTATCAGTACGAAGGATATTGGACGGATATTGGTACGATTGAATCTTTTTATGAAGCTAATTTAGACTTATGTCAGGATTTGCCGCAATTCAACTTATTTTCAACATCGCCTATCTATACAAGGGCAAGAATGCTTCCGCCTTCAAAAATCAACGGATCGTATGTAAGCAAAGCGATCTTTGGAGACGGATGTGTTATTATGGCTGATAAAATTGAAAATTCAATCATAGGGAACCGAACGAGAATTGATAAAGGAAGTACCATTGTGAATTCATATATTATGGGTTCGGATTTTTATCAGAACACAGATGAAATTTTGAAAAATGATAAAAAAGGTGTCCCGAATATGGGGGTAGGAAGATATTGCTATATTGAAAAAGCGATTCTGGATAAAAATTGTTACATCGGAGATAACGTGAGAATTATAGGAGGAAAACATTTAAAAGACGGAGATTACGGAACCTATTCTGTTCAGGATGGAATTGTGGTGGTGAAAAAAGGAGCTGTTCTGACTTCGGGAACTCATATAGGATAAAAGTAGGAAGTCTGAAGATGGAAGAAGAAAGAGGGAAGAGAGAAGAGAAGTTTTTGAAGTCTTAAATATGGATAGCCTCAATTTAAATGAATTATAAAAGTTTAAATTTTGTTTAAACCATTAAGATGAATGAAGCTGTTAAGTTTAATTAAGGACAAAATCAAAGATTTTTATCAACAAAACACTTATAAGCGAAGTTCAGCTTCATATTCTAAAAACCTTAAAAACAACTTAATGGGGAAAGTTATTTATAATAAAAACGAATAATTTTAATAATCCTTAAAACTGCCGACTTTTAAAATAAACTTAAAAACTGGGTGATCAAGATATTGGTCACTTTTTTTATTTGTATTACATTTGTGCGATGCGTTTTTTTAAAATTTTAGCGGTAATTATTGTTTTTTTGGTAGGGGCTTATGCTGCTTCCATGTATTTTTTTGTAGAGGAAAATAAAAAGTTTCAGATTGAAAAAGAAATTGATTATCCTTTAGATAAAGTCTTTTCTCAGTTTAATAGTCTACAGCATTTTACCCGTTGGAACAATTTCTTTACCAGCTCTCAAACGATGGATATTGATTATTACACTCCCTATGAAGGAAAAGGAAGTGCGATAAGCTATGTTGATACTAAAAACGACAGAGGTGGAGAAATGTTTATCCGTTACGAAAACTTAAATAAAACATTAAAATATCAGCTTTTTGAAGGCAAAAATGAAAATCCTACGTTGGTAGATGTGAAATTTAAAGCAATTTCTCCTGAAAAAACTAAAATTATCTGGTATGTTCATACCCCGAAACTTTCTGTACTGAAAAGAGTGGAAAACTTTTGGACCGAAGACCGGTTTGCTGAAAATATTGAAAAAAGTATGGCCAACCTGAAAAATGTTTTAGGGAATAAAGTGGAAAAAGATAATCAGATGGCAGCCATAAAATATGACAGCCTTATGATCGAAAAAGAAGAAGAAAAAATATTGCTGGGAATCAATATCAGTACTTCCAATAAAAAAGATGCTTTATATAAAAATGTGGTGATGAACTACAATAAAGTGTATAATTATGTAACCATGGATTTGGGGAAAAAAGATGATGAGTTTGGCTATCCGATGCTGATGACGGATGCAGATAATTATAAAGATAAAGAAGTGTCTTATTTCATTGGGATCCCGTTGTCTAAAAAAGTTGGAATTACGGATAATAACTTTAGTTTCAGAACGATAAATCCTACACAGGATTATGTGATGTATTACAAAGGAACCTATGCCGGAAGAATACGGGCGATTCAGCAGCTTATTCAAAAAGCTAAAAAAGACGAAATGCGCTTTGGAGATATTCGCCAGACTTTCATAGAAAGACCTACGGAAGATCAGAATGTGAATATGAAGTTATCCTTATCGGTTTATAAGTAAATTACTGAAATTTATCATTTTTATAGTTATTTTTAATAAGTTAGCACTGTTTCACATCGGTTTTTTTATTAAATTTGGAGTTTAATTCTACAAATAAATTTTAATAATAGATAAACTGTAATAATGGACAGATTTTCATTCCTAAACGCAGCTCATTCTCAGTTAATTGAGGATTTATACCAACAGTATTTAAAATTCCCGGACTCTTTAGAACCATCATGGAAAGCCTTCTTTCAAGGTTTCGATTTTGCCTTAGAGAACTATGGCGATGATGAAGGTATTCAATATATTCAAGCTTCAGTTGCTTCTGCACCTGTACAGCAAATTTCTCAGGCAGCAGCCAACGGAGAAGTTCCTGATCACATCAAAAAAGAATTTAAGGTAGTCAACCTTATCGAGGCATACAGAACGAGAGGACATTTGTTTACAAAAACAAATCCTGTTAGAGAAAGAAGACATTATACTCCGACTTTAGATATCGAAAACTTCGGTTTAGACAAGTCAGATTTAAATACGAAATTCAACTGTGCAGTAGAAACAGGTATGAAAGGTCCTGCAACTTTGCAAGAGCTTATCACTCACTTAGAAAACATTTACTGTGATTCTATCGGTGTGGAATATATGCACATCAACAACGTTGAGGAAAAAGATTTCATTAAGCAATGGCTTCAGGTAAATGAAAACCACCCAAGTCTTTCAGCGAATGAAAAAACTGAAATCTTATTAAAATTAAACCAGGCAGTTGCGTTTGAGAACTATCTTCACACAAAATTTGTCGGGCAAAAAAGATTCTCATTAGAAGGAGGGGAGACGTTGATTCCTGCATTGGATCAGTTGATCTCAAGATCTTCTCAGCTGGGCGTAGATGAAGTGGTGTTGGGAATGGCTCACAGAGGTAGATTGAACGTACTTACCAACATTTTTGGTAAATCTTACAAGCAAATCTTCTCAGAATTTGAAGGAAAAGAATTTGAAGAAGATGTATTCTCCGGTGATGTGAAATATCACTTGGGTTCATCCAAAAAAATCAAAACAGCTTCTGGTGAAGAAGTTTCTATCAACCTGACTCCGAATCCGTCTCACCTTGAAACGGTTGCTGCTCTTGTAGAAGGTATTTGCCGTGCAAAAGTAGATGATAAGTATAAAGATTATTCTAAAGTGTTGCCAATCATTATTCATGGTGATGGAGCAATTGCCGGACAAGGTATTGCTTATGAAGTTGCTCAGATGATGACTTTGGAAGGGTACAGAACAGGAGGTACGGTACATATCGTTGTAAATAACCAGGTTTCATTTACAACTAACTATATGGATGCAAGATCTTCTACCTACTGTACAGACATTGCAAAAGTTACGGAATCACCTGTAATGCACGTAAATGCTGATGATGCAGAAGCGGTAGTTCACGCGATCCATTTCGCAGCTGATTTCAGAGCGAAGTTTGGTAAAGATGTTTATATCGATTTATTAGGATATAGAAAATATGGTCATAACGAAGGTGATGAACCAAGATTTACACAACCTAATTTATATAAAACAATTTCTAAGCACCCGAATCCGAGAGAAATTTACAAGGATAAATTACTAAAAGACAATGTAACGTCAAATGATGTTATCGCAAAAATGGAAACGGAATTTAAAGCACTTTTAGATAAAGACTTTGATGCTTCTAAAGAAATTGAGAAAAACGTAATGGACGTTTTCATGGCAGAAGACTGGACCGACTATCCGATCGGAAAGAGAGGTGCAGTTCAGGATGCTGTAGATACGAAATATGACTTAGCTAAGCTGAAAGAATTGGCTATTAAAATGTCAACACTTCCGGCTGATAAAAAGTTCTTGAATAAAATTACAAGACTTTTTGAAAATAGAATTAAAGCTATCGAGGGCAACAATTTAGATTGGGCTCTTGGAGAGTGGTTGGCTTATGCAACGCTTCTTGTAGAAGGTCATAACGTAAGAATTTCCGGTGAAGATGTGGAAAGAGGAACATTCTCTCACAGACACGCGGTTGTAAAAACAGAAGATACGGAAGAAGAATATATTCCGTTAAGACATGTTTCTGAAAGCAGATTTGACGTATTCAACTCTCACCTTTCCGAATACGGTGTTCTTGGTTTCGACTACGGATATGCGATGGCATCTCCTAATACATTGACGATTTGGGAAGCTCAGTTCGGAGATTTCGTAAACGGGGCTCAAATTATCGTAGACCAGTATTTAGCGGCTGCAGAAGAAAAATGGAAAATTCAGGACGGGTTGGTAATGTTATTGCCTCACGGTTCAGAAGGCCAGGGTGCAGAACACTCTTCAGCAAGACTAGAGAGATTTTTAACACTTTGTGCTAACGAAAATATGGTGGTTGCAAACATTACTTCTCCTGCAAACTATTTCCACTTGCTAAGAAGACAATTAAAATGGTCATTCAGAAAACCATTGATCGTAATGAGTCCGAAATCATTATTAAGACATCCAAGAGTGGTTTCTCCGCTTGAAGATTTCTCAAACAAAGGATTCCAGCCAATCTTAGACGATCCGACTGCTGATCCTAAGAAAATTGAAA from Chryseobacterium camelliae includes these protein-coding regions:
- a CDS encoding SRPBCC domain-containing protein yields the protein MRFFKILAVIIVFLVGAYAASMYFFVEENKKFQIEKEIDYPLDKVFSQFNSLQHFTRWNNFFTSSQTMDIDYYTPYEGKGSAISYVDTKNDRGGEMFIRYENLNKTLKYQLFEGKNENPTLVDVKFKAISPEKTKIIWYVHTPKLSVLKRVENFWTEDRFAENIEKSMANLKNVLGNKVEKDNQMAAIKYDSLMIEKEEEKILLGINISTSNKKDALYKNVVMNYNKVYNYVTMDLGKKDDEFGYPMLMTDADNYKDKEVSYFIGIPLSKKVGITDNNFSFRTINPTQDYVMYYKGTYAGRIRAIQQLIQKAKKDEMRFGDIRQTFIERPTEDQNVNMKLSLSVYK
- a CDS encoding 2-oxoglutarate dehydrogenase E1 component, with amino-acid sequence MDRFSFLNAAHSQLIEDLYQQYLKFPDSLEPSWKAFFQGFDFALENYGDDEGIQYIQASVASAPVQQISQAAANGEVPDHIKKEFKVVNLIEAYRTRGHLFTKTNPVRERRHYTPTLDIENFGLDKSDLNTKFNCAVETGMKGPATLQELITHLENIYCDSIGVEYMHINNVEEKDFIKQWLQVNENHPSLSANEKTEILLKLNQAVAFENYLHTKFVGQKRFSLEGGETLIPALDQLISRSSQLGVDEVVLGMAHRGRLNVLTNIFGKSYKQIFSEFEGKEFEEDVFSGDVKYHLGSSKKIKTASGEEVSINLTPNPSHLETVAALVEGICRAKVDDKYKDYSKVLPIIIHGDGAIAGQGIAYEVAQMMTLEGYRTGGTVHIVVNNQVSFTTNYMDARSSTYCTDIAKVTESPVMHVNADDAEAVVHAIHFAADFRAKFGKDVYIDLLGYRKYGHNEGDEPRFTQPNLYKTISKHPNPREIYKDKLLKDNVTSNDVIAKMETEFKALLDKDFDASKEIEKNVMDVFMAEDWTDYPIGKRGAVQDAVDTKYDLAKLKELAIKMSTLPADKKFLNKITRLFENRIKAIEGNNLDWALGEWLAYATLLVEGHNVRISGEDVERGTFSHRHAVVKTEDTEEEYIPLRHVSESRFDVFNSHLSEYGVLGFDYGYAMASPNTLTIWEAQFGDFVNGAQIIVDQYLAAAEEKWKIQDGLVMLLPHGSEGQGAEHSSARLERFLTLCANENMVVANITSPANYFHLLRRQLKWSFRKPLIVMSPKSLLRHPRVVSPLEDFSNKGFQPILDDPTADPKKIEKLVLCSGKLYFELLAKKEELNAENIALVRLEQLYPLQADAIEAIFEKYSNRKEIVWAQEEPENMGAWSYILRNFRDTGIQVVAPVPSGAPAPGSHKMFEKNQNAVINRVFDRNDAPVKRPVTA
- a CDS encoding glucose-1-phosphate adenylyltransferase, whose amino-acid sequence is MKHNVISIVLGGGRGTRLFPLTYTRSKPAVPIAGKYRLVDIPISNCLNSGLNKILVLTQFNSASLNSHIKNSYHFDIFSQGFVDILAAEQNVENDNWYQGTADAVRQSMKHLEKYDYEYILILSGDQLYQMDFREMLDFHIEKGGDVTIATIPVNAKDATGFGILSSDDEGNITSFVEKPAYDALEDLKSEVSEENKHKGKEYLASMGIYIFTKSILKKMFDDGAGDDFGKDIIPSSIGKYKTLSYQYEGYWTDIGTIESFYEANLDLCQDLPQFNLFSTSPIYTRARMLPPSKINGSYVSKAIFGDGCVIMADKIENSIIGNRTRIDKGSTIVNSYIMGSDFYQNTDEILKNDKKGVPNMGVGRYCYIEKAILDKNCYIGDNVRIIGGKHLKDGDYGTYSVQDGIVVVKKGAVLTSGTHIG